One genomic segment of Gossypium arboreum isolate Shixiya-1 chromosome 3, ASM2569848v2, whole genome shotgun sequence includes these proteins:
- the LOC108476330 gene encoding NDR1/HIN1-like protein 6, with protein sequence MAHHHDETNPHFVDPEELTEEQRQYLPSTLLPRRDHTHRIPSRGRHDRQPQPRQSQEERPRPLGPSPPQPPHEGQPHLPLHVWVPPVHHEDQSQPQSQPRQGQRQPLEMWVPPTSKTQVPAPKKEKSRPRKEVGMQPQLQDQHPEASLVRPQAEHQPSPVTMTPLHHDRQPQELRPRSRLLPQDRRTKPHTWFGAVFCIIFWLVIIIGGIIVLIVYLVFRPRSPHFDVISVTWNAAYLDMGNLLNADLTVLANFTNPNKKVSVDFSYLYLDLYFENTLIATQYIEPFSATRGQSIFANIHMVSSQVKLSMKESMLLQKQIQNNRVIFTVKGMFRARSNLGSFLKYSYWLHGQCGIMLSSPPTGVLRDKKCKTKH encoded by the coding sequence ATGGCTCATCATCACGATGAAACTAACCCACATTTTGTTGATCCTGAAGAACTAACAGAGGAGCAACGTCAGTATCTACCATCTACTTTGTTGCCGCGACGAGATCATACCCACCGTATCCCGTCACGTGGTCGTCATGACCGACAACCTCAGCCAAGACAATCTCAGGAGGAACGTCCGCGGCCGCTTGGTCCGTCTCCACCGCAACCACCTCATGAAGGCCAACCTCACTTGCCATTGCATGTATGGGTGCCACCGGTACATCATGAGGACCAATCTCAACCTCAGTCGCAACCTCGTCAAGGCCAACGGCAGCCGCTTGAAATGTGGGTTCCCCCAACCTCAAAGACTCAAGTTCCAGCGCCGAAGAAGGAGAAAAGTCGGCCACGTAAGGAAGTTGGGATGCAACCACAGCTTCAAGACCAACATCCTGAAGCGTCATTGGTAAGACCACAGGCGGAACACCAGCCTAGTCCAGTAACAATGACACCACTGCACCATGATCGACAACCCCAAGAGCTACGCCCCCGCTCTCGTCTTCTCCCACAAGACCGTCGAACCAAACCACATACATGGTTTGGGGCAGTTTTCTGTATAATATTTTGGCTAGTCATTATAATAGGAGGCATAATCGTGCTTATAGTCTATCTCGTCTTTCGGCCACGTAGCCCACATTTTGATGTGATTAGCGTGACCTGGAATGCAGCTTACCTGGACATGGGTAACCTGCTCAATGCTGATCTTACAGTGCTGGCTAACTTCACAAATCCAAACAAGAAAGTCAGCGTGGATTTCAGTTACTTGTACCTGGATCTTTACTTCGAGAATACCCTGATTGCCACCCAATACATAGAACCATTCTCGGCAACAAGGGGTCAGTCCATATTTGCAAATATCCACATGGTGAGCAGTCAGGTTAAGTTGTCGATGAAAGAAAGCATGCTGCTCCAAAAGCAGATCCAGAACAACCGAGTCATTTTTACAGTAAAGGGGATGTTTCGAGCGCGATCCAATCTCGGAAGTTTCTTGAAATATTCGTATTGGTTGCACGGTCAATGTGGCATAATGCTGTCCAGCCCCCCAACTGGGGTCCTTCGAGATAAAAAATGCAAGACCAAACACTGA